The Bactrocera dorsalis isolate Fly_Bdor unplaced genomic scaffold, ASM2337382v1 BdCtg307, whole genome shotgun sequence nucleotide sequence TAACTTAGCGTATGTATGAATACGCGCTCAAGCTTGAAACCCTTTTTTACCCTCGCATtggagaaaattttaaaagtattgaAGTACATATGGATACGCACATAGATACATCCACATGCAAATATTAAaccatataaacatacatacatttgtatatctgCGGGCGTATACCAGCAGATGTTGCACACCATAATATTTTTCTGACGCCAAACTGTCAGATACCGAATATCCAAAAACGTATTGAACCACCACAAtttagaagaaatatttttttatttatacatatgtatatatgtatattggctGAATAGAAAGCGCGGGTGCCAGTGAAGTATATATGGAACTCGTGCAAGACAATAGAGAATCGTCAATGCTGCCGACCGGTTGCTGTCTGGATACACTCGTACATTTACCAAACAAAAACTTGGCCGCACCTCAGAGAGTCTACTCAGTTAGTGTAAAGCAGTCGCGCGGGTATATTCTTGCTGCTTCTAACAGTTCAGGAGCGCTAACAAAAAGTGGAACTGTTAGTGAATAACTACGCAAAGACTTCGAAGTAAATATCGTTTCAGTATTTAAAtgcttttattgaaaataatgtgaAAGTAACTAAACAATTTCCTTAAAGAAAGtggagtgaaacaaaatttacttaaaattcttaacaagaaacataaaaaaagttcACGAATAATTTGCGAAATGGCTAAAGAAGTTCCTGCAAAAGGCAGCATCTTAGGAAGTAAGTagatgaattaaaaattcggCGTCAAATAAACCGTTAAACACTCATGCcggaaatttcataaatataaaatactccATTGCCATAGTGTTTGTTAGAATGAAAGTGGCTCGTCAATGTGACCTTCTTGTATTTTAATGTTACACACAATAATTATGAGCGGAAAGGAGAATAAAGTTATACATTCAGATTTTGACCTTAAGACTGATAAAAGGTCGTTGGTAGAAGCAATGGACTTCCATGCTTCAAATCGCAGGtgtccacatacatatatgtatataaacaaacatactATAGAGTGTGCATGCACATAAATGTGTTTAGGGCATTTTTATctttactgttattattatttattttgaaaaattgctaTGTGTCACAATACGCAATCTCAGGATGTGACGTGAGGATTGGCTTCAAACACATGGTATGAGATCACAAATGGATACATACTGATGTGCCCAATATTTTTACATGCActgacatacatacttactattgtacatttaaattttgccaaaaatatatatttatatattcacacATCTTATGATACTCGTATCATGGGCAAGGTCATTTAAATGtcagtttttaataataaatatgattACTTTACCCTGACACTAATATTGAGGTGTAAATAATTAGCAATTAAACTTTATTGAAGATACTGTTAATGTACGAAAAGGAAAAGagaatttgtaatttaataatacaataatattaatgCACTGTAGCTACAAAACTGCGGTTTAGCCATGTAAAGATAAACCCTCTCTAAGGGTTTTATTTGCAGTTGAGATTTATGACGACATTTGTGAGAAACGGATTTAccataaataagtatatgtacataaattcttGATGTTGTAGCGATTGTTTCTTAATAAAACGCACCAATGACTGTGTTATCAGTAAACGTGTTATGCCGTTCAATGAAGCTCattgttttcttattaattattacGTATAATTGGGTAAATAAAAACAGTAAAGTCCGATAAgatgattaattaaataaaaaattaatgcagGTATATAAAAATACTACACATTATTATTCTGTTTGGCACCAAAAACATTTAACTATAGcttttttaatgtaaaacttttttcttatccgaatcttttgaaaaaaaaaacagatataCCAATTCAAGAAACTTTATTAAgtgttttctttgaaataaatgcttaaataatttttatggttGCTTTTTTGTCAATAGTTTTCAGACATTAACATTCATAGACATTAACTAGATGTGCTGTATTTAAGTTGTATGTGTTctttttaacataaatatttaaatcatgttcataaatatatacatatatagacaagACACGCGccatttattataccctgaacagtgtcAAGAAGTCGATATCGGCGTCTCCAAACAAACCGAACGATTAAAATCATGTGCTTGCATggagttttttgtatttgtgagggGTATTATTGCTTCAGTTCAGCTGAATTTtacgttttttggttttttttttataacctaATCGCTCATTCTCACATGAATTAGTTGATCgacaattaacaacaacaatacaataatTGTTAAGCCACCACATCGTTATGGCGCATCCACTTGCACATAAATGTGAAATTCCATATGAAACCAAGTGATTTGGTATTTTTAAAATCGTAATAAGTCATGAAATCATAATTACCTAATATTAATGACAAATGCTTAGCCTGTGAGTTTGGTCTGTTGGCGGAAATATTAAGGATTAAAATCAttctcgtatatatgtatgtatatacatattatttatatgtgtgtatatttcagcataattattatataagttTGACACATCTAAACATTGACAttagtatgtacttatataccatatgtatattCCACATATGATACTTAAGAGGCTTAAAcgtgtaaatacttgtatgtacatacatactcagcTTAATTGTTTATTTGCAGAATGCTTCCCTGCCCGTTACATACTAGCGGTGCTTGGATCTTGCGGTATGGCCATCATTTACGGCCTAAAAGTAAACCTCAGTGTTGCAATGGTAGCAATGTTAAATCATACCGCCATTGAGGCAGGACATAGTGTTGCTGGTGAAGTTCATAATATGAGCTTTAGTTCTACGCCACAAGTAGAAGTATGTGAAAAGCCTGGTAATGGAAATGTAACCAAACAAGAGGTAAATATGAACATGCCATATCgctttatatacacatactatgTATAGCTGGTCGATTTTACTATAAATTCGCGTATGCGAGAAATGctctacggatcattctgaacaatttttcctATCGGAAataatttgaacgaaatattacaaaaattgtgttCGTTTCCGGTCATTGGAAAGTTTTCATGTCCGCTTGAAGGAATTGGTTTTGTATGCAAATATCAATGAAATCGTTGTGTTCATGCAATTTGTCCAGTTATGGGAGGTGTCTGACTGTACGGAttactgcatacatacatatatagaattcATAAATATGACATTAGGTGTGAATCATAATTGGTATTTTAGATATAAGTATACGAGAATATTAACTAATCttctttttatgtacatatgtataaaatgtgACAAAAAGGATCCCGGAAATTGCACTTTAAATTCCACtagtaaatgatatttaaaaaaatgtattttgcaaaCTAGGTAGGACTATCCTTAACTACAATGCCAAAAGTGAGGGAACTGTCCACCAGTGTGCTTACAGCAGCTGTCgttacacctcagtagtgcatTGCGTCTTTTATAATGGTTAAAAGTATCGAACAAAGATTTGTcccaaagttttttatttttaccaaatttcatACGGTGCTTACGTATTCAAAAACATAAGCCTACGAATGGAATGAGgccttcaaagatggtcgagagatcgttgaaaagagctcgacatctctcgcgagttcgTTCGAACGATTTTggttactttgaaggggacaaaataaatattgatgaatcattaaatattttgcgttttattcacaatttccgggtacttttttggcACAACGTCTATAGTATAAAATTCCTAATACATAATTAGAAGTAATGGCCtaaatgtattaatttattttaggaaGGACCATTTGTGTGGAGTTCAAGTATACAAGGAACATTATTGAGCTGCTACTTCTGGGGTTATTTGGTGTCGCAAATACCAAGTGCACGGGTAGCAGAAAAGTTTTCTGCTAAATGGGTTATGCTCTTTTCAGTAGGGATTAATGTAGTTGCCACCTTGCTCACACCGGTTATGACAAAAGCACACTATGCCGGTTTAATTGTAATGCGTGTTCTGGAGGGCATTGGTGGTGGGGCAACTTTCCCAGCTATGCACTGCATGATTGCTGCTTGGGCCCCACCCAATGAACGATCGGTTATGTCGACAATAATATATGTGGGAACTTCTTTTGGTACGGCTATTTCCATACTTTTAGCTGGTGTTTTGTCGGCACGATGGGGCTGGGAATCGGTATTTTACTGGATGGGTGGCTTAAGTGCAATCTGGATGACCTTATGGATATTGCTCATACAAGATAACCCAAATAAACAACGATTCATCAGTCCAGAAGAGCGTCAAATGATAACTTCACAGTTAGGAACCGAAAATACCGCATCAAACGAGGAGCATCCACCAGTTCCGTGGAAGAAAGTATTGACATCAATACCGTTTTGGGCCATTTTAATTGCTCATTGCTGCAGTAATTGGGGATGGTATATGTTTCTCATCGAAATACCATTCTACATGAAACAAGTTCTGAAATTCGATGTATCGAGTAATGCTCAGTTCAGCGCACTGCCTTACTTTCCAATGCTAATTTTAAGCATCTTATTGGGTAAAACTCTGGACACATTGAAAGCCAAAGGTAATTAAAAATCGTATGTTAtacaaatgcaaaagaaaaaattattataatgatGCGCGATTGCGTTCGTTGTGTGTTGTAGTCTTCATTCTACATTGCGCAATCCATTAAGAGATGTAATTCTTTTTCAGGGAAAATTACTACCACTACTGCCCGCAAAACTGCCACAAGTATATGTACAATCATACCCGGTATTTGCCTTTTGGCATTGTGCAACATCGGTTGTAAGCACACAGCAGCTGTTATCATCATGACAATTGGAATCATTGGCATGGGTGGCATGTTTTCTGGATTCCTTTCTAATCACATTGATATTGCTCCAAACTACGCTGGTACACTGGTTGCAATTACCAACACTGCTGCAACAATTCCCGGCATCATAGTTCCAATATTTGTCGGTTTTATTACAACGAATAACGTAAGTTTGCATCTAATTCAAAGCAgaacatatttgaaatttttattttatagcaaaCAATTGGGGCTTGGCGTATAATTTTCTACGTAACTATAGTCCTTTTCGCTATCGAGTTCTTGGTATTTGTAATATTTGGCTCAGGCGAGGAACAATCTTGGAATAAGATCGTGAAAAAAGAAGGAAAGGACGAATCGACACCATTGAAGGCTCAACCAGTAAAGGACAATGTCTAAAAAATTTCAGCACCCAAAAATGCAATGAGCTTATGTTATCttagttgttgttaatttttacatttattaaacATTAGTTGTATGCATATGcgtaaatttaaatacaataaccAATAACttcattaatttcatatatGACGTACTATATAAGTGTACACATGCACATAgacaaaaatgtgtaaaaagaaGTATTGAAATTCCTCAgtgtcattttttttaatttataaaattgtatgtgtTAAACAAAATGGACACTAAACAGTCATATAccacgtatatatgtattgtaaatataaaaaatgttacatacttatatatgtatatttttctgaCCCCAAacttgtattttttcaaaataagataGGCTTCTATTAAGttagtgaaattaaatataGTACGTGCACGACaaccataaaataattaaagctgTGGCATTTCTATCAAATagaatgtacataagtatacacaTTTTCAAACATAACTTATTCATTAAATCTGGTATTCACAAAGATATTACGCATTTTTTTCCTGGAAGGTATACATTTTATCCTGCGTTATCCTTAAAATCTTTTAGAATGCGAATGGTGTTTTACTTAAAAAGGGCGTAACTGActtgaataaataatattttgctagAGCCCAATGATATACATTCTTCCTATAGaaaacacgtatgtatgtacatatttatgtacatgtaaCACGTAGCAAACACCCCAAAACTCGACATAATATTGAACATTATACAAatacactaaaaaaataataaaataaaatagtttgaaCGGTAGTAAGACGGATTGAAACTTGTTGGGCCTGAATATTAGGCAGAAGGAAGGTCAACTGGTTTGTGTTTTTATCTACCATTTTTCTTATTCGTGCTATATTATCGAAACAGAAACCAGTCGCATAGTTTTTGGAATatatcaattatttatatactcgtagttTCGCGTAGGTATGTAGTTCAGCGTTACCGGaaacacattttatttcaaagatttaaTACTGCATGTAATCACTAGAGCAACTCCTACCAGCCGGATTGCTCTATATCTTCCGGATCCGTACTGGCTTTAAGTCCAACACGGGCttgaaagaattaaattttctactgcAATTGCGCTAAAAAGCTCCATGTTATTATCCTCTACAGGTACTTCGCGCCACCACTTCAGTCGAGTGACGAACAAAGCTCCTGTACCGTACCGAGCAATTCAACTAGGAAACATTACCAGTTATTCGCCGTTGCAAGCAAGTTATGGACTACTGTTAAATCTCTGTTCAATCCGAGGAGATTTGATGTCAGGGATGAAATCGAATTCGATAGTCATGTACCTCTGACTCTAGAGAAAGCGCGAGCTAGTAAGCGACAATTTATATCCACCTTGCGACAGAGAGGAAAAACATTTGACACTACCAATCACATAACGCTACTAGAAGATATTGAACAATCCACGCTTCCTTCAGGGCGGGAAAGATGACGAGGGCAAAATTTTAtgctaagaaaaattaaatagggAGTTCCGCAGAGTGATATTTTCTCATACGCTCCTGAAcactatatattttcatttctcatttcttcaTTGCAAGGAGCCTAAAATTCTATACTGTGAACATATTTAGTCTACGCCTAATAATATGGTCGCAGAATACATAAGGACGCATCTGAAGCAAATATAGACAAGATAGAACACCAGACTATCACAAGATGGCTCTTAACCCTGCTGTTAGGTTAAGGACCATTTGgtccaattttttttctctttgtaaCATGCAAAACGGGGGAACCCCTCGCctagtttttattttaccagagttgagtaaataataaaataataatatttagcaagTATTGAACCAAACTAAATATAAGGACTAAGATTAAATTGTTACTTTGTATGAAAACTGCAGTATGGACCAAATGGTCCTCTAACCTAAGATtcgtaagttttttttaacctaACAGCAGGGTTAATGTCTTTCGTCATGCATTTGGTTACTGACGCAATTTCGGGCATGACAATGTATTGAACGCCATTTACAGTGGAGCTATTAACATTTTATCGACTCCATCCCAATGAACTTCTTCTTTGGAGTTCACTCACCATCATCACATATAATGAGTTCGAGTTACAGCGTAAAACCCTTGGTCAATTTCGTTCCGAATACTGTAGCAGGTAAAACTCCTATTTATCTAGAATACCTTTATGTAACATATTAAagggcatacatatgtacatgtgtccTCCATACGACTCTAACCACCTATGTGCATGCCCTGCCAAACCTACTATACGAGTACGTATTccctacaacaacaagaacaatatactgttgaataaaatttcttaacaaGATCATTTAAGctaatgcaaaacaaaaaatgtaaataaatttatattaatttaataatcgaataaactaacaaaaatgTTCGCTTAATGAGTATAAACACTAACATCTTCTAAccattattacattatttttaacctaacaatttaaaataatgaaatcaaagCAAATGCTTCTAGTGTGCTGCTTGTTTACACATAAGTATGAttaaaacagctgattt carries:
- the LOC105229325 gene encoding sialin, which translates into the protein MAKEVPAKGSILGKCFPARYILAVLGSCGMAIIYGLKVNLSVAMVAMLNHTAIEAGHSVAGEVHNMSFSSTPQVEVCEKPGNGNVTKQEEGPFVWSSSIQGTLLSCYFWGYLVSQIPSARVAEKFSAKWVMLFSVGINVVATLLTPVMTKAHYAGLIVMRVLEGIGGGATFPAMHCMIAAWAPPNERSVMSTIIYVGTSFGTAISILLAGVLSARWGWESVFYWMGGLSAIWMTLWILLIQDNPNKQRFISPEERQMITSQLGTENTASNEEHPPVPWKKVLTSIPFWAILIAHCCSNWGWYMFLIEIPFYMKQVLKFDVSSNAQFSALPYFPMLILSILLGKTLDTLKAKGKITTTTARKTATSICTIIPGICLLALCNIGCKHTAAVIIMTIGIIGMGGMFSGFLSNHIDIAPNYAGTLVAITNTAATIPGIIVPIFVGFITTNNQTIGAWRIIFYVTIVLFAIEFLVFVIFGSGEEQSWNKIVKKEGKDESTPLKAQPVKDNV